The Cryptomeria japonica chromosome 2, Sugi_1.0, whole genome shotgun sequence region tttcatccaatctctcgagggggcgtatcattcccatcttggggcaactctgtatcagttcatattatcttctttgaaacaacgcgacaagccgcattgtctcaaagaggggcaaaatgtagacacccaaaattgtccagtctaaataaataattatctaagcttaattcttctattaattaaataaatctttatttatttaattaattcatttatcctcttctagccttatttctcatttaaataaatttatttatttatttaaattatccttttcctaaattaaataaatatcttatttatttaattgatcccacttcttctattaattaaataaatctttaattaattcattaaccttttctacccatgacacatgtcattcacctcttaattcatacactacctacccctttcattattttattatttcttttacctaccctctaatcatagccgacctccttttacacctctcaatcttatccctccatttcatatagtgtcttctatataaggagatgcttccttcattatcaaccctaatcaatcattctaatcaatcaccctaatcaatcattctaactacttgatcaattgactacactacgcttttgagcatatgcgatcctacttgcaaccacatttccgttctttgttgagctcttgtgcacataaaatctgagaacaaatatatcaagcaagatcaatggagataggaagaatggagatccaaaccctattggacatgtgatggtataatctttgtgatttcatttgatttgcattgtcttaggtaatcttcatatgttatggtggatctttgttgttgttaggctagggttttgtggttgaattcatttagcctttcaatattatcattattgttatccattttcaccataaacacataataaactcaatatgtaataaaattatagtcattggaaagcttgcttcgaggactacCATATTACATTTTGGGTTGTTAAGGTCATTCCAATtcagccttcaaccagaggtttgaaggccaaaaatttgCAAAAATTTGTAGAAAGTTTCAGAGAAGTGTAAAAAAGGGCGTTTgaataaacccccccccccccatttaatTAAAAAATCGACAAAAATAACCGTTAAAGGGGGTTCACTTGAAAGAGGGGGTTTGAGCAAAGTGGGGGGTTCAAgcaaaccccaaagggtagtttgtTCGAACACCCCCAATACGAACGGACACACTCCAATTTTTTTTTCCCCCTGGAATCGCGTTTTTCCTTCGTGGGTGAAAGtgagaaccattattgtgaactcaccCGGTGGCTCACTGTCAGATGACAAAGTGACTCACTGctggaatgctcactgcaatagatataaatgaattgaggaaagttgcatctccaaatgcatgaagtcaATTCCAATATAAGCTCAGATTTCAACGTACATAAACTTGCAGCAGATTTGGTAAAGGATTATTGCACCACTGTGACTGCACTCTACTAAACCAACTGCTTGTAGCAAATATGACAAAATATTAATGATTTTATAGATGTGatgattttattaatttatattagataaaattaaaagatacatgtaagaaaatattaaaatcataaaaatataacataTGTTGATGGTTTATTATTATCAATATTCTACATATAGTATGTCTAAATTCTTAAGATATAAGTATATAAAGTACCTCCTCCAAATGCCAAGTATGAACATTGTTATCATAAGTACCAATAGTTCTGACATAAAAAATTTTGGAGGCAAAAGGAACTCGGCTTAAGTGGAAATATTGATGAAGAATAATTAAGTACTAGTTTGTTGTAACATATGCTTATATCTTTGGTTATCATAATATATAATAGAAGTCTCAAATCCCATTTTTTCACAATAtccatttaaatttaaaattagacaaCTTTAGTATAAATATTTGGGTCCATTTTACATACTAGAGCTTAGTAGATAATACCATATAATCTAGAGGTTGATTTCAACTCTAATGTAATTAATTTAGTAGATAATACCATATAATCTAGAGGTTGATCTCAACTCTAATGTAATTAATTTTTAAACTATTTATTAGAAAGGAGAAGACCTACAATTGTGAATTGAATTAGAAAAAAATGTCACATTATTAAGAATTAGGAGATTAAAAGTTATGTGGCATTAACATGCTTTAAAAAGTTTTTCTAATAGAGACAGTGGCTACATGATGAATTGCATAAAGGAGAAAATTATAGTCACCTTTACAGTTCTACCAACAAATGTTTTAAGGTGCTTTTACAATAAACTAATCATATTGCTAAAAGGTATAACCCAAGGTGTCTTTATGTGAAGCTGGTTAATGTGTCTATCTAAAAGAACTAAAACTTGTATTCAAAATTATTTTGTTGCAAGATCTAGGAAAACTTATCAAATATGGGTGAATTGTACACTTTTAAAGAATTTAAAAGGAATCAAAATTTAgggacaaaaatatcaaaaataactAAATGGTAACACCACCACTATAAAATCCATGACAAATTGTGTTATTGTGGAAAATTGGACCCTGATCTCCCTTGTCAAAAGGGTAAGTTTTCTAGCTAATCCTCATACTCAAACAAaccatgaaattgttgaaaatattcataAGACATAACTAGAAAAATTAAACATTATAGACGATTTTTTATTAGAATACTTGTCTAATGATTCAGGGTAAGAGTATTGATGCATTCAAACAATATTAGTTTCTTTTATGgttgtatattgattgtaagatTTCAGACCATCGTAAGAGCCTCTTTTTCCTAACTTCCATGCACTACAATTTCTAACTTTAGGAGCTTGTCTAATTGTGTTGGTTTCATCCCAATAATAATAAGTGAAAATTCTCTCTTTATAAATCTAAGTTATTGATATGTGTGATCAGAAGATTTTTgtcataattatttttaaatttgattacTATTTTTTCTTACAaatctattttaaaatatatttttggcaAGTTTTATTTAGTTAGCAATCTTTgtccttttcttcatcttttttatCTTTCTCCTTTGTGTTCTCCTTTTTCCTATTTCAATTAATCCTCATTCTCAAAGTTCATTCAACATTTTGATTTACACAATTATTATTAAGCATTTGCATCCATGTTTACATCAAATTTGATGTTCAATATCTTTTCCTCCTTTTTagtataaaattaaaatttgacaaTCCTTATGGATTATGAATGTTGCTTTTAGAAAGCGGTTTCTATTTGGGATAATTCGAGATTGGACATATACACTTTTATGATTTGATGGTTCTTTCAAATGCCAACAAACTTATCATAGTTGAGTGCCTGCGAGTGGTGTACATGAATATAAGTGAAAGATGTTGTGCATCCTACTTAGCCCTCTAGTATTAATGATGATGAGGGACAAAAGTGTGTTTATTCCTCACTTTTTAACTATTGTGAAGGTTCTCTTCATGAAATGTTTGTTCTATTTGATGCTTTCTCATGGTTTTGGTTGCCCTGAGATTGGGAGGTGCATGTTTAGTTATTTCTACACTATTCGTGGTGCATGTTACTTTGTTGTGCCTTGTAATTTGCATCCTAGCAATTATTTCGGCATTGCGATTGCTTGTTTATTGGCATGTTGAGGTGTAGTTGTGATGGGAGATGTTCAATATGCAACTCTTATGGACTCCAACATTGTTGTGGAAATTCAAAGCTTTTTTATTATAGATTAATATTGTCCTCATCAATTATTTTTCTTAGGTGGCGTTGTTTGTGGGTCTCTAATATGTTCAAAGATGTACGAAGGAGGATTACAGATGAttcaatgaaattatgaataattgcAACACCTATCATTTTTTGCCacttagtttggattcttaaaacAAGGTTGTTATTGAGGCGTTTGTTGGGTTTTTCTTAGCTTTTTGGAATTGACTTCCATTTCTACTACTAATGTTGTCATTGTGGATTTCAAGATTGAGATTTTAGTTGTGATCATGAAGTTAGAGGTATTTCTTgtagaaactttgatgaagatAGTCTCATGTGCCAattatgttataaaaaaatatttttagagttAAAATTCTCTCATTGAATTAATAGCGTTTAAGTAGAGTGACTTCCAATATTATCAATTCAAtagttaaaaataaattttaaccaatgaaaatagatagatatttatttattttattgtgaataaaatattaattatgttataattaaagtgaataaaatttaaataaaataattacttGAATATAAAAATTAATCTTTCTAAATTAAAATTTACTTGTTTTAtatctttgtttctctttttccctttttttattgAATCAATGATCATTTCGATTTTTTAAGTTATCTGTTTTGGTGCATACTGAACTAGTTCaggctctcttttttttttcccaGAATTCTGTTCTGACCTTGTAGTCTATTGTCTTATTTTTCGATTTTAAAATTTATTCAATTGTGAGAAACAAAACAATTTCCGTTGTTGTTTTTAAAGACCAGAgaaattttgaaatgaaaaatatcaatttcaatttATAGGAACTGCAATGTTAAAAGAGCAGCATAAAAACCCCTGCTCTTTAACACGATTTGACTGATGTAATCCCGCCAGTGCTACCTGTTTAGGGAAACCCAACAGTGTTTTTTTACAGAGAATCGAAAGTGTGTTTTTTAACAGAGAATCTAAAGAGTTAATCAGTCAGGGAGTTCAAGGGTTTGATTGCCCTCCCACTAAACTTTTGACAGAGGCTGCCATTATAGCTAATCTTAGGCAACCTCAAGGAAGACAAGCTGGACGCACCAGTCTTCCCCTGTTTTTActcaaaacaaaagaaaatcaatatCCCCTAATGAAAGAATCTCTAAATTTGAGGACTGTCCGGTCTCAACATCTTCAAGAAGTGAATCCAACACTATCCAATTCTGCTCCTCTATACTTTCTTCGCTCTCTACACAAGACAGCGATTCAGAACCGAAAAATGTGGTGTTATACTTCAGGGGCTGCCGAAATTCTTCTACGGCAAACTTGGCTGCAACAGCTTGAATCTGAGCGGGAGACAGCGAGGAGGCCGACGGAATTTCCGGCAGAGAATCGGGAAAATTGAACTCGGAAGTCGATCCTCGCAGACAATAAACTGCACAATCGTAAGCGCGAGCGGCCTGCTGAGGGGAATCGTAAGAGCCCAGCCAGATTCTAGCTCGGGAATTGGGCATTCTGATTTCGGAAACCCATTTCCCCCATTTTCTCATTCGCGCTCCCTTGAAATGTGGTTGCGTCTTCTCTATGCTATTTTGGGGTTTCTGCTTTGCTAAGGATTTGACCATGTTCTATTGCAGGAAAAGCAGGGAATCGAACTCTGGAGGAAGCTTGTAAAGGAAAGCCTTGCAATTCTGAAGCAGTGTGGTTACAGGGGCATTCACTAGCTGGTAAGATTCGAACTTGTGATGAGCTGAGGTGAGATTTGTACTAATGAATGAAGATTCAAAATGGGGTATATATAAACAATCTCATCTGCGGGTACAGTGAGCGCAGAAATCAGATTGGATATGGGAAACTTCTGCGCGTTAACAGAAACGAAAGATCTGATCGGAAGGCAACAGCAGCCGATTGGTTGGAAAGAGACGTTGCCAGCAATACTGGACATAAAATATCTTATTGGGTAGAAAcatttttataaatattatatataaatttctaTACATTAAATATATGTCACTTTTAACAAGTTGTAATaaacaatttatttattatttctttttatatataatacagttgaaataaaacattaaaaTTATCTTGTAGTTATCTCAAATTTGACTTTTGatataaatttgattttaaaattaaaatagtttAAAGTATTTTAATCATTATAAAAGATTGTTGTTAGCAGATTTGATTGTGTGAAAAAAAATttcatcaacgttttgaatcacattCCGTGATTCACAACTCCTTGAACTCTCTGAcaccctgatgatgatgatgatgatgatagctCTGATTATAAAAGATTTCAAATTGTGGGTCATATAAATTTAAGATAACATATGATATTTCAAATAATTCACTATTTTGAAATAGATTGCATATTAAAAATCATTATCAAAACTATTTGAGATTAATTTTAAGAtagattacatatcaaaaatcattgtCAAGAGCTATTTGAAATAACTTTAAGATAATTTTGACGGTATTCACTAAATTTCAAATAAATCCCTCTTACAAAATCTTTTTATCACATCTTTGATAagttttcaaaaagatattattaGTTCATGCCCCCATGCAAGATAGTAATGCATTCACTCTCTTCTATTAAGTCTACAAGCATGAACCAATATGAATGCAAAATTAAAATCTATTCACTTTTTTCTTATGTTTTTATGcatatctattttttaaatttgcaaatttCATTTATCTATATTTCTATTGGTTCATAGCAGTGTGCAGTCTTATTGGAATGGTGTCATCTTGAATTTGTTCTCTCCAAAAAAAAATTTAGCAAATTTATAGAACTATTGATTAATTTTTAAATATGGACAACTATAATTATTGTTTTGCAATAGTAGTGCATAATGTCACATTGTGATAGTGAGCCATTTGCTCTTTTTGGAGCCAACTAATAATTTGACCTTTTTTCCAACAGTGCATTAAATATGGAGTAGGACACTCTATGAAGCTATTTCCAATGCAATTAGTGGTTGCTTTGGAAAATATGTAAAAAAAAGAATTGAGTGTAATAGACAAAAATCATGTGATGAGTACTCAAGTGGGCTAAAAATGTCAAATGCAAATAAGATTTTAAGATCTTTTCCTTTTTTAGGAAAACAATACATGTGAACAAAATTACTCAATAAAGATATGTAATATGTATATTTTTGAAGAAAATTATACATATTACATATTcacatattaatttttaaatatttgtttGTATTTTACAATGCAATTATATTAACTTAGaagttatattttaattttgttttatagATTGGAAAGGTTTTTTTTAAAGCCCACAAGAAAAGTTAACATGATATTTTTTAAATCAATTACAATCATTTTATTGTTTTTGAATTGACAAATTGTGGAATTACTATGTAGAATccaacataaataattgataaattttaaaattttgtgcATATGACAAAGAAGCATTTTGTTGTTTGTGAATTGgcaagttgtgaaaaattaaaattatcaAATAGAATCCAACTCAAATTATTGATAGATTTTAAAATTTTGTGCATATGACAAAGTAGCTTTTTTAGCCACATCTCTCTAGATTGTTCTTTCCAATTCAAATTATTGGAAGATTTAAAAATTTCTACATATGACAAAGTAGCTTTTTTAGCAAGGTCTCTCTAGATTGTTCTTTCCATGAATGTCACTGAAATCTCATGACTATGTTTGTCTCATTCATTTCAATGTTGGTAGATGGAATAAAAAAATAATCTCACTTTATTGCATATTgcatacacctaaaaattgtctgaagataattaattaaataagcaattatttaattaatcccccttcctaatttaattgaattcattagtcaatttgattaaattccccctttcatctacttattaataaatctaaggatttatttaataggttcatttccatagtcccctttgattaattaattcaaattaattaatctcccctccactttaatcaattcttctaatcctctaattaattaaaacaaatcaatttatgagttgttgagaattaattagtcttttcctattatttgaatttttaaattcaaattacccacatgcctcctaacttctaaccacctaacctaaccatccctctaacctagctCATTCCACCTatccttgggtttgcctaaccctatcctatcttgtacattctaacctccttatcctaacctcctatggtgtggatattttcttcttgagacacatggcaatttggccacatgtctcctctcttggacacttgcccttttatgagcaaagctccttgacacttgtcaccacttgcccttttatgagcaaagctccttgacacttgtcaccacagagatgacaagtgtctcttcctccaacctcttcttcaacctccttcaatttcacccttgatatcttcagactcaatcttggccattgattcttgccacctcacccctggccttggaaatcctataaatatcccccattttggagcaataaggatcctcatctcattttcatcttacacattgttactataggcatatccattctagtatatcatttgagcattgttattataggcaattgcatcttagatctagcttaatttgatcattttctagcataattgttgaatcatgtagcttaatcaatctcatttctagcttaattgcatcatcatcatagcttaatcatgcatatcattagcttaattagtctcttggatcaatctagcataatcatccTCCaactaggtgtagtcaagtcactgggattgcttatccagatctaagagcaaatccatactcgcatctcttaggaggcgataggttgctttatcatggttcatctttgtttgcttattatttgctaaccatgcttgtaatgatctatt contains the following coding sequences:
- the LOC131049840 gene encoding ethylene-responsive transcription factor ERF016, whose product is MVKSLAKQKPQNSIEKTQPHFKGARMRKWGKWVSEIRMPNSRARIWLGSYDSPQQAARAYDCAVYCLRGSTSEFNFPDSLPEIPSASSLSPAQIQAVAAKFAVEEFRQPLKYNTTFFGSESLSCVESEESIEEQNWIVLDSLLEDVETGQSSNLEILSLGDIDFLLF